A stretch of the Vitis riparia cultivar Riparia Gloire de Montpellier isolate 1030 chromosome 13, EGFV_Vit.rip_1.0, whole genome shotgun sequence genome encodes the following:
- the LOC117929331 gene encoding senescence-associated carboxylesterase 101-like: MEGRRMNQVPLFSSARELGNLIVTSNPIDSALTKILELQRDQTALLSPVQYRVFYPSPKCTIVAFVSSPDCTQNPLPGQGDLVPSPLFDFLCTEEYKSVSINRAALTLFTSLHNHLSGLKTQLTGIEGQLIITGHSLGGSVASLFTLCLLDGNLLKPKCRPFCITFGSPLIGGFGLQHSTWNSFFLHVVSNQDPVPGLFLPSGRGRSTPTSSHSQTTGYKPFGTYLLCSELGCACFENPDLILGLLKVISSEVAGGLQDVDYGEILRNLKERAICKGLQQVGKRFADPFTAGIIMDLEIIGFDQTKLLQHNIDIETVISTMGEEAKNPTKKNKAFDAKILNYKKKDMAGLEWYKKKSKDTNNGYYDCFKNWCSENQDNERDSKRGNHIERSRERRKAEDMQIKRDSKRENHIVVLSESLKVYWEDMVAQVQRKPQKEGATFRTRWLYAGTVYRRMVEPLDIAAFYGEGGTDYINNGRSLHYKLLQQWYEEDVKPPSKDKLASKKQKVSGILTEDSCFWAHVEEAILSCELLKSENCTLEQEKSSWDNLVKFEEYVMEQINNYAVSPEIFLGESSFMKWWGLYEGYICTRSNSHRSPLISFMKNGGYAEYL; the protein is encoded by the exons ATGGAAGGAAGGAGGATGAATCAAGTTCCTTT GTTTAGCTCTGCAAGAGAACTGGGAAATTTAATTGTGACCTCCAATCCAATCGACTCTGCTTTGACTAAAATTCTTGAGCTTCAAAGAGACCAAACAGCCTTGCTTTCCCCCGTTCAATACAGAGTTTTTTATCCATCTCCCAAGTGCACAATTGTAGCTTTTGTCTCTTCACCTGACTGCACTCAAAACCCTCTTCCTGGACAAGGAGATTTAGTTCCGTCTCCTCTCTTTGACTTCCTCTGCACCGAAGAATACAAGTCCGTCTCCATTAACAGAGCTGCATTAACCCTCTTTACCTCTCTCCACAATCATCTCTCTGGACTAAAAACTCAG TTGACTGGGATTGAAGGTCAATTAATCATCACTGGGCACTCCCTGGGAGGATCCGTTGCTTCTCTCTTCACCTTATGCCTGCTAGATGGAAATTTATTAAAACCCAAATGCCGCCCCTTTTGTATCACCTTTGGTTCACCCCTCATCGGCGGCTTTGGCCTCCAACACTCCACATGGAATTCTTTCTTCCTGCATGTAGTGTCTAACCAAGACCCAGTCCCCGGTCTCTTCCTCCCATCTGGCAGAGGCAGATCTACGCCCACATCCTCCCATTCACAAACTACCGGTTACAAGCCCTTTGGGACATATCTCTTGTGCTCTGAACTTGGTTGTGCTTGTTTTGAAAACCCTGATTTAATTTTGGGATTGCTGAAAGTCATATCATCCGAGGTTGCCGGAGGATTGCAGGATGTTGATTATGGGGAGATTTTAAGAAACCTCAAGGAGAGGGCAATCTGCAAGGGACTTCAGCAGGTGGGTAAAAGGTTTGCAGATCCTTTTACAGCTGGGATCATCATGGACCTTGAGATAATTGGATTTGATCAAACAAAG CTGCTGCAGCATAACATTGATATCGAGACTGTGATAAGCACAATGGGAGAGGAAGCCAAAAacccaaccaaaaaaaataaagctttCGATGCCAAGATTCtgaattacaaaaaaaaagacatggCCGGGCTAGAATGGTATAAGAAGAAATCAAAAGATACGAACAATGGTTACTACGATTGCTTCAAAAACTGGTGCTCCGAAAACCAGGACAATGAAAGGGACAGTAAAAGGGGAAATCACATTGAAAGGTCAAGGGAAAGGCGCAAAGCGGAAGACATGCAAATTAAAAGGGACAGTAAAAGGGAAAATCACATTGTAGTGTTAAGCGAAAGTCTCAAAGTGTACTGGGAAGACATGGTTGCACAAGTACAGAGGAAGCCCCAGAAGGAAGGAGCAACATTTCGAACCCGTTGGCTCTATGCAGGGACGGTTTATAGAAGAATGGTTGAACCACTGGACATTGCTGCCTTCTACGGAGAGGGTGGAACAGACTACATAAACAATGGAAGATCTCTTCATTACAAGCTGTTGCAGCAATGGTATGAGGAAGATGTGAAACCCCCCTCTAAGGATAAGCTTGCTTCCAAGAAGCAAAAGGTGTCTGGTATCCTAACTGAGGATTCTTGCTTTTGGGCACATGTGGAGGAGGCTATCTTGTCATGCGAATTGCTTAAGAGTGAAAACTGTACTCTTGAGCAGGAAAAATCATCATGGGATAATCTGGTTAAGTTCGAGGAGTATGTAATGGAACAGATTAACAACTATGCAGTGTCCCCTGAGATTTTCTTGGGGGAAAGCAGCTTCATGAAATGGTGGGGACTGTATGAGGGCTACATATGTACTCGCAGTAATTCCCATAGGTCACCATTGATCAGCTTTATGAAGAATGGAGGTTATGCAGAGTATCTTTAG